CACGCTGGCATCGCCCGAGGGCACCCACAGCGCGAACGACTTGAGCACGTCGTTCATGGCGTCCTTGTCGAACGACAGCTCGAAGGGGCCCTGCACCGGGCCCGCGTGCTCCAGGAACGCGACGCCGTGCTTGAAGAGGACCAGCCGCCGGACGGGCGGAGCAGCGTGGGTGACCATCGCGCGAGAGTACACCCAGCGCCGCGTGTTTAGTCCGCGTGCTGTGGCGCCGCATCGGGCACGCTGACCCACACGTCGGCCCCGTCCACCCGCAGCGCGAGCGCGTCCAGTGTGTCGCCCACACACGGGCCGCGGTCACACAGGCCCGAGGGCAGCACGAACAGCGCGCCGTGCGTGCGGCAGAACACGCGGTCGATGGCCGCGTCGTAGAAGCCGCCCATGCCCATGTCGAGGTCCACGCCCCAGTGCGGGCAGGCGTTGCGAAACGCGACCAAGCCGGTGTGGTGGTGCAGCAGGAAGCCACCACCCGTCCGCACGTCGCTCGGCCACGTGAACGCGCGCGCGTGGCCAATGGGCAGCGAGGCGGCGTTGAGAAGGCACAGCTCCATGGGGC
The Sandaracinaceae bacterium genome window above contains:
- a CDS encoding Rieske 2Fe-2S domain-containing protein, translated to MELCLLNAASLPIGHARAFTWPSDVRTGGGFLLHHHTGLVAFRNACPHWGVDLDMGMGGFYDAAIDRVFCRTHGALFVLPSGLCDRGPCVGDTLDALALRVDGADVWVSVPDAAPQHAD